The Toxorhynchites rutilus septentrionalis strain SRP chromosome 1, ASM2978413v1, whole genome shotgun sequence genome contains the following window.
TTGACTTTGTAAACAGATTATGTTGGCTTTACGTAACTCAAGGGGAGGGCGGTTCGTCTTCCATTATTTATTGTTACGTAGAGGTGGAGGGAGTCCAAGATCCGCATTTTTAACGTTACGTAGTTTGTGTACCAcgcaaatatttgaaaatatttgattagtggatgaacgattactttcgaaaatcggggatcactaaccaTACGAAATCATACACAACTGTCCTCAAGAGGCCATACATCCCTTCATTggctattcgcgttgacggcggaatggtgtcgacatctggatacgacatcagtttgtatgaggccaacttttctctatcagattagtcggccctaagacagttttaaattactaaaatgtgtatgaaatttttttcttagcgttatttacctactagcagtacgttgttctgaccctaatttaaactattttctatgaaattttagatattctcaccaaaatttaccattataatatgaaatcatctttagacacaatttttgtatgatattttttccctACTTGCAAgttaaagtgattttcatttacatagagtactattttgatttggaaaaaataattttcattcataatttttattttgaaagtgtgttcatttcttctgcaaccccatattgtcaatttcgtaatacgaagctcaaagccgtcaacgcggatagtgaACAAACATCTGTGCGTTTCGTTCCCTCCAATATCCCCATCTCAAACCTTGGCTCATTCAAGTTTGGCACCAAAAAAACAGATCCCCACCGTCCAGCTGTTTTGCTGTCAACTGTGAGAGGTAGGCTGATGTTTGAATTGTTCatgaaataattttgaaaagcGTAAACAATACAAACCAGTCAGATCGGTCAGTTAATTAAAATTATATCTTAGGCCTAAAACTTTTACCTAGATTATGCAATACGAAGTTGAATACTCCTAAAATAATGATATGAGAACCGAACAGAAACAGACTAGCTTCCAAAAACTCAACGTCGTAACATAATTATGCAAGCCCAAACATTGTCCTGAATAAGCGCTATCCGAAGACTAAAAACCAATTATCAAATATCGTTTTTGTGCAACCCCAAAATCTAATGGGACTAAAATCCAGAACCGTCACAGACAGCCATGTTTTTGAAGTCAACATCTTGAGCAGGAAACAGCCAAGATCTAGACAGTTTAATTGGTTTTGAATCCTACTGATAGCTGCGTCACTTTTTGGTTTTTGAACCTTTTGATGTTGGCATCATCCGGGCACATAGTAGAGGTCCTGGTAAAATCACGGACAGCAATTGTGTACCTTTTCAAGAACTCTTTCTCTTTTATCTTCGAAGATCTCATCTAAAACTTGGGGCACCGATTGTAAGGTTAATTCGGAGTGTGAAATTTTGGGAACATAGAAGAAAAACAGATCCAAACACTAATTGCATACTCACTGGCCGTAAACAGCTCGGAGAATCGCTTCTTGGCTTCGTCTACCAGCGCGGAATTGTTGGACTCTAGGTCGGAAAACAACTTCATCACATCCATTATGCTTCGTTCGTATCCACTGCCGCTCGTCTAGCAAATATCCAATCCTCTTTCTATTCTGTTCCTCCACTAATAATAGATTCCAGCCGCTCCCGACCAGTTGTATAGTATTGTCTTCGTCGACGTCGTTTCGCTCTTCTCCGCTCAGTTCGTATTATCATACTTTTTCCTATTATTCCGCTGATTCTTTTGCTGGGTTCCTACCGTCCAATGGCCTTCCGCTGGCTGGCACACTGCCTCTCAGGAGCAAACAAAAGCCCACCGATCATCACTTCCCGAGTAGCTCATTTTCCGGACTTTATTTGGAACTCGTCCGAAATATGGAACGAAGTGTGCAGCGCAGggatcacacacaaaaaaaacaagaaaatcgtTGCAATGCAAAGAAAACAATTTCTGCTTCTTGAACACCTCTCTCGTCACCGCACCCACTATCCGTTTTTTCTCCTGCTATTTTGCAGCTTCGTTCCGCTACCGTTCGGGGCGAAATGGTTATATTTTTCACCGAAAGTTCGACCTCTGGGAAGCAACCGAACTCCTGAGGACTGAAGTGTGAGACACACAGCACCACCACAGCTTACACTTCACAAATTTGATTGcggtgaaggaaaaaaaaataaaattctcttCCCTACAGGCCACTACTTCTTTGCCATTCGTAGCAAAGCCGACCGACCAGTGCTCACCCTTGTGTGTGCGATCGAAGACTGACAACTAGTACTTCATGTGCTGCTGCAACTTGTCTTCTAGTAACGGCAAACTGTCAAAAGTGGAGTTGtatgcagagatgccagatttgaaGATATGTCTCATTTAAAAGACATTTGGCTTGTTGTGACACACTACTATAAAATGTAGTCATGATAATATTCTCAAAATACAGTAATTATAGTTATGAGAAGACACGTAGAGACATTTCAAAAGATTAACAGATATTGGCGAATCTACGCAAAACTGCATCAGCTGAAAAAAATCAGCGAAAGCTGATTTTATTTATCACGACAGACTGGGTAATAGAAACATCGGTTTTTAAGATATGCACTATCGTAAAATTAAACTAATCGACATTATATACCACCTTGATCAAAAAGTTACcggatttttttcaggaaatgaaaaatacaagatTAAACATCAATATCGATATTGTCCTCTTCAAAGTACTCCTCATCGACTGCAACGCACTTATGCcagcactcgggttcaccaatacaactatactgaactgtcaagttccgagtattgttttggaaaatctaaaaataaatactatgaaaatggaaaacctgttgcttttacttttatattattggaatcgtaatccaattcgaattctgattttgaagagtacaTTCACGTAGACGGCGTTAACTtttgtgtgctttcattgggaggcgaaaataatgacggatattcaggtggaataaaaaatgctttcaaaatcgaaattataaataaaaataaactgaccagacgtccgcGTTACGCGttacagtcccgcatttcaacaaaatgttccatgaaacgtcccgcatttggcaaaagatacgaaaatgtcccgcgatatcaatatatttaaatatcacaatttgatcatgttgattttcttaaatgaatgaacctcaaaaaaacatttatttggcagactgttcaagagcgcttctaatggatgcattagaagcgctcttgaacagtctgccaaataaaagattaatacgttgagctggtttcatcgcaccgacattgggctttttgtttagagagtgccaactggaagcgacagcaacaaaattggaaaatgattttttataaaagtcccctactGATCCGCAGGGACTAACGTGAggcagacgaaaagttcatctttggttgcctagctcggtcagggcttaacgttttaaataagccagaagaactagtgtatactcgacaggaagaggcagagttgtttgatgaagtatcgtaaatgaagcgctgggcggtcttacggaagttggtcggaacctgaaccatggccgatgaaaagatgtatatcggcgtgttattttaccttttcgtgactttggtggtcgtctgtctctctattttggccattcgcccaaaagttttctatcgggcgcagctggaAAATGTTGGgtaggttggtggtcttcgcgacaatgtttatctccagccgatccatccttcagtgatcttttggcataatgggctgatcccaggttcggcataaagactaCATCACCTTCccgactccggcaagcacttcgtactatatatctccccgttcaccgtatgactcgaaagaagagccgcttggacattcccttcacgtctgtcagagaaggaccttcttcgaagacttgatgtgaatgatatattcgtcACCATCGCTttcctggggaacgtaaagtagcCGGTCCTCTGCCATTCGTTGATTtatagcatcaagtacgtcccgtctttcattaagagtacaaaaagatgtttttcacttctttcgccggagaGAATTTTctccagcacctcaagctactacTATGGTTATGGGTGATTGCCtactgctcagatacggccggtctcgtctcccggcttaaggagcggcaaaaagatgatattgtaaataccagatcggctatatctggcttacacaaagtgcctcaggatgtccaactctttcgctgtggggtggagctcgCAGTATAGAAAACTCATCATATAGTCTGTCTCATATAGTTtgatatgtttttatatttacgatgacaaatgtacagtgtagacgtctggtggcgatgttagcgcttgggaggtaaattattctgtatcagatcagaagggccaagtgcagtgtataaatataaaagtttgaatgaaaatttctacttcatattctttgattacctaacacttCTAGTCCTGAccctcacttaaccatttgtcgatgcatttcctgtttgttccacaaataattactattataatataaattcatcatcagacacagttttcgttcaatatatttttgcaatttcggaaaaaaaatcttatttcatcatataaaatgaatattcgatacgttaaagtaaattttcattcttaatgttgattttcattttgatttgatttgattttttgatcatcattattttcgcctcccaatgaaagcacacgaagcttaatgtcgtctacgcgaatatactcttcaaaatcagaatccgaattggactacgtttccaataatacaaaagcaacaggttttccattttcatagtcttcatttttagattttccaaaaaaaaaaatactgtattggtgaacccgagtgcgaacccgtgaaacatctcagtgcgaaaccaACAGCTTTCGGGGTGAACCTAGTGCAaaactaggttgaaactgagtgaataaaaaacgttttgacaacagttagtgtggcactgaggttgaaactgaacaaaaacaaattcgcTATAAGATGTTTCTAACCGATAAGTCAGATTGCTTTCCTAGTGCCTTGagtgaatccgatagatgagccctggcagaatgaaaatttattcgGCATTCGTGAACGAAAGAGCTTTCCCGCAAACGAGCCCGCGCCCGCATGGCATCGCgttcactatgtcctcggccttacaattttttgtggGATATTTGCTTGTATGTTTTACCCACTTTTTGAACAGTTTTCAATACAAATTTATTTTGCTTTCCATTTAATACATTTCcgtgttttgtaaacaaactgATCCATTGCAATGAAGATGAAACGGGCATCGTCTCATCGAAAATCTCCACGAGACTCAACCACATCTTCGAGCAGTGAATGCGAAGCTAGCAGaagcagaagcagcagcagtagctGTTCTTCGACCAGCTCAAGTAGCAACAGCAGTCCGGAGCGAAAAAAGCGTAAGAAAAAAGAGCAACGGAAGCtgaagaaaattaaaaagaagGAAGCAAAAAAGGAGCGCAAAATCGTAAAAGCCCAGAAAAAAgctttgaaaaaactacaaaaagaagaaagaaaggCGGAGAAACTGTTGTTGAAGCAGCAAAAGAAAGAAGCACGAGAGGCGAAACGAAAGGACAAATCTGGACCATCAGCGGTTGCTCCGTCAGATCCGTCATTGGGGGCTGACGATTGTGGGATTCcacttattttgatgaacacGAAGGCACGTGCACCGGAAACGCGAGAGCAATACGAAGCAAGACAGGCGGTGCTGCGGCGTGTCGTCGATCCTGAAACGGGACGCACCCGATTAGTGAAGGGAGACGGGGAAATCGTCGAAGAATGCGTATCTCGTACTCGCCACAACGAAATCAATAAGCAAGCGACGGCCGGAGATGGGGCGGAGTTCCAGCGCAGGACGATTGGATGGAATGtagactgaaacgaaggcattgaaataaaaagaatgtGTGGATAGTGTTTCTGGTTTCTTATTTTCTTCCATTCGTCGCACTctaaaattttaattaaaatataAGGTTTTGTTTCAATTTGTAACTTTTCAAGTTTCGTCAAATAAACTACGTGAATCACATAAGCGCGGAGTGGACTCCGTTGTCTGTATTAAATACATATGCTTTCAACAGGTGACCTATTGCACAATTTCTTTCTGCTCGTTCTCAACTGTTTGTCCACAAAACTCACACCGGCTAGCATCGCCTAAATTCCGCTCGTGAAACATTGTCTTGTGCTGTTTGAGGTGGGACTTTGTGCGGAACCATTCCCCACAATGGTTGCACGCGTACGGAATCTGTCCCAAATGTGCCACCAGAATATGATACTGCAATAAACGTCGCTTGTCGAATAGTTTTGAACAAACCGAACAACAGAAGCTATCTTGGGGCGGATCGTTCCAGTGGTGCTCTTGAATGTGGACAAGCAGTGCCTGATAAGGTGAAAATGTAACTGCACATTTCTCGCACACGTGTATCCCATCTACCTGGGGCGACTGTTTAGTGCTACTTGGTGCACCCGTGTGCATCTGTAACTGATGTTTGGATTTATGCTTAACATCTACAAATTCGCTGGAACAATGATCGCATTTAAATCGATTCGCCGAAAAATTTGGAGAAGCTTTATCGTGATAGCGATCCTTATGCCGAGCGAGACCAACGCGATGACTGAAACCGGAGTCACATTCGTTGCATTTGTACGCCGGACTCAGCGAACCACTTATCACCACGGAAGAATACGTTCGCGAACAATTCGGACATTTGTACATTCTGGATTCATCGGGGTGACGCATCCGAAAATGTTCCAGAAGCACAGACAAACTCTGGAATGCCTCTGAGCAAAACTTGCATCTGTGCCAGCTGTCATCGGTTAACACGTACGGTAAACTGTCGTCGTCTCCGAGCAATGCTTCCGGGTCAGCTTTGATGGCAATTTCCTCTGACGCAACCAACTCTGTCGTATCGCCGCCAAGTTGCGGAACAGAAACCGTCTCCTGTAGTAATGTCAGTTCACGTCTCCTAGCTCGAACAAAGCTATCCCACTTTTGGCATTGATCTCGAAACCGTTCGAAATCCTCCAGTTTGGCGCGACAATTATGGCACACAGCACAAGGAAAGTCTTCTCCGATTATCAGGACAACTTGGACATTCTTGGCAATTAGATCAATCAGGCTCTGCTTCGTATCTCCCGGATACAGTGGTTCCACCAGGGAGCTGGACAAACAGAGCCGACAGTAGGAAGTTGGGTTGTTGCTTGGACTGGAAGGGAAACAAATAATTCTCAGTTCGCATTCACTGTTTTGAACTGATGCTGTCTTATTACATCTCCAGCAGAGTAGTCACGCTGGCAGcttccattaattttttttgcagaatCTATCCGGGTACAAAAGCGAGCAACCGCAGTCGTAGagaatgttttgtttacaatctTTGCGCAAAAATCGATATATGTTTACCAACTTTTACTGTCATTAAACGCAAGGCTGGCTGCTTTGTGGTTGTGAGTTTTTTTCATGTGTGGGTGGTGCACGGGTGATGTGTGTTGGTGGTAAATTTTACGCCATAATTTTTCTAATTCAAATTCACGGAGTTGCATAAGTATTCCGCCAGGTTGAGCGAGATTGGGCTTTTttaagggggacccctgtctggaggtcgaaaaataattaattttcgaaattttttattcggatcccactctacattgttgtgccagattggtcccaacaaatggtgtcgacaacggtaccgatatcgtgccatttcgcaacgattttgtcgacctacccttcgtattcgacaaccaattTCGAGCCAAACCtatgccaatctggcaccgcgtcgaccgaTTGAAAAACTGCTCAACCCTCATTATGGTGGTATTTGTTTTCATGAAAGTTGaaacaaacatttaaaaaaccgGCGatggaaattatttaatttatttacaaTGCTGGTTTATTTACATCAATACTAATACATGGCTGTACTACAGTTATAATAGATAAAAGCACTATATAATGAGCGAACCAAATTTTCTTTTGAACAAATTATATGCTACACCGTTCAGAGAGAACATTTTGGTTCACCGGTGTGGATGAATCAAATTTTCACTAAAAAGTAAATGTAGACATAAATGTATTGATTATTATAAATTGTGCAAGTGAGTTTTACCTGAACATTCCTATTTATTCCTGTTCATATCCTGGATGTTGATAGCATTAGCGAAGAGTGTGTTTAATACAATCGTTGAATACAGATACGGGTTTTACTCCGGCAAATTTGAGGTTCGGTAATTGGAGCCATAGCAACAGAAGCTTTTCCACAACTGGGGCGTACTCTGAAATGAAATgcatttcatttaataatttattgcacATATTCAATAGATATACATACCAAGTTGCTATTGACACACACTTAATCGCGGGTTCTATACACAAGGAAACACAACTGGAACTTATTCCGGACTATTGCGTAGGAATAGTACATGGTACTATTATCCTTAAAATCAACCCATTATTTTATTCCTCGAATTTCTGTTAGCTgcaattcaaagaaaaagacatccaaattaaacattaattaAAGAAAAACATACTTACTCAAGCAAATTGTTTAATCCATTCACTTCTCTCGTTTTTGTTTATCTGAATGACAGTTCAATGCGAGAGAGGGAAGGCAATCGCTGCAGTGATGCCATTTCGCTCAGCACCAGTTATCGCGTACTTTTATAGTTCAAACTATAGACAGTCCTTCATGCGGGGGTGAGAGAGGAGCTTTAATCCAGTACTTTTATAGTACTTTGTGACATTCGGTCCACATCGGGTCcataaccgctcgaaaatatatgaaactgggatgttaggaataaagtgaaatgTGTAATGTTTCACAGCCAATTCTCAAACACTTTCTCATCCTCATCGTAGCTCACGGAAGTCCATCCTTTTCTCCCTCTTTATCTGTCAAGTTTCCAAGTCCGTTCAACCAAGAGTCAACACTCGCAGGTGTGAATATGCGAATCTATCAAGATTGATAGCAATTGTGTAGAACATATATTATAATGAACCCTACAAAATGCTCGgatattttgattattgtttaatcctttaacgggccgtgagaagaaaaaaagataataaaaatagaatcattggtggcaatataacagttcggctgaaaagtttataagataacacagtaaaactattttttttacaaaatttaattttcttattcaagttaattgccttcgaggacgatacagcgattatagcgattttGCATACCATTtctatagtactctttcggtttttcatcaaaataggcctcagttttgGTAATCACTTCACCATCGGTCTTGAAtatcttgccagcgagcattctcttcaggtctgcgaacagaaaaaagtcgctgggggccaTATCTGAAGAATACGGTGGATACGAAAGCAATTCAAAGCccaattgatttgtgatttttttcatttttttcacaataacaaaagttgcttcactctcaatgctgtaactcacgagccAATCGACCggttgctgtcaaattttgacacgtatccattgaaagatggtgctttgtgatagtcaagtagatttttgcaagaggcgtcatttagacgtcaaccttatgaacttttcagcggAATTGTTAGTTGCCActacccgttaaagggttaaggtatatttgaagatttaTTTTCCATTTATTGAGTACACGAATAATGTTTTTTACACTGTTGACTGTTGGGTGCGtaaatgctgtctgaaaatcagtaccttactggtggtatcggttctgaatccaagagcctgtttgtgcaccttaggccagaagggaatccatcaggaggagagtgatgccactgaaaaggcgaccaagaaagtaccagcatcgaaaattggttccgcttgaggcatcggagcagccgccacatacatacacgcacgcAACTcctttcgtttgctggttatcgataagaatccggaaagaagtgatcgttgctgaaaaataatctgccagttccccttttggaattgaaaaatacatttaagcgaaagagtttattttaatgttttctatccatataatactgcgaccaaatacatttggttttgtgatttttcaatcaagtgcaatagcGGGAAAGCTTCTAAAGATTATTCTCCCCCGTCAGTAGGataaaatgtttcgcatcgcgaaaatcatataattttcaatcgattattactcagtcgctgaaagtttcaaactcagagagttcattcgactctagtttgccttccaaattaccatcgtaaaccacacctttt
Protein-coding sequences here:
- the LOC129776629 gene encoding ADP-ribosylation factor-like protein 6-interacting protein 4, which encodes MKMKRASSHRKSPRDSTTSSSSECEASRSRSSSSSCSSTSSSSNSSPERKKRKKKEQRKLKKIKKKEAKKERKIVKAQKKALKKLQKEERKAEKLLLKQQKKEAREAKRKDKSGPSAVAPSDPSLGADDCGIPLILMNTKARAPETREQYEARQAVLRRVVDPETGRTRLVKGDGEIVEECVSRTRHNEINKQATAGDGAEFQRRTIGWNVD
- the LOC129776624 gene encoding zinc finger protein 250-like, with the translated sequence MEAASVTTLLEIPSNNPTSYCRLCLSSSLVEPLYPGDTKQSLIDLIAKNVQVVLIIGEDFPCAVCHNCRAKLEDFERFRDQCQKWDSFVRARRRELTLLQETVSVPQLGGDTTELVASEEIAIKADPEALLGDDDSLPYVLTDDSWHRCKFCSEAFQSLSVLLEHFRMRHPDESRMYKCPNCSRTYSSVVISGSLSPAYKCNECDSGFSHRVGLARHKDRYHDKASPNFSANRFKCDHCSSEFVDVKHKSKHQLQMHTGAPSSTKQSPQVDGIHVCEKCAVTFSPYQALLVHIQEHHWNDPPQDSFCCSVCSKLFDKRRLLQYHILVAHLGQIPYACNHCGEWFRTKSHLKQHKTMFHERNLGDASRCEFCGQTVENEQKEIVQ